ATTCTGCATCTTCTGAACTTACATCGCTATCTGGCGGGCGGCGTCCGCGAGACACCAGATAGTTCTTCGCCGTGTTAATGGCGATGCGATATAGCCACGTGTAAAACGCACTATCACCGCGAAAGTTGCCTAGTGCACGGTAGGCCTTGATAAAGGCTTCCTGTGCAACGTCCTGCGCTTCATGGGTGTCGTGCACAAAACGCACGATCAACCCGAGAATTTTGTGCTGGTATTTCAGCACTAGCAGATCAAAAGCTCGCTTGTCGCCGCGTTGAACGCGCTCGACCAGTTGCTGATCCTCTTCCTGGGTTAGCATGAACACTCCTCGTTGTACTTGAAGGAGGCTTGCATAACTAAACGATCAGGCTTGCAAACATAGACTCGGTCTTTTCGCAAAAGTTCTCCCCCTTCAAGCAAGTTTCCGGCACGCACTGATTTGGCACACACGAAAAACGCAGCGCGGGCAACGCCGGCTGCGCGAATAATCTTGTCGCCGGTTTTCTGACGCGTCCAATGCTCCCGACGGGCCAATAAACTCAACGTTTTCCCAGCTTTCGGGCAACCTGCTATTGAGTCGGGGCCTATGCAAAAGTTCCCGCCTCAACAACCGGCCGATTTTACCCCAGCCGTGCACCGTAATCTCACATTGCCACGAATGCCCGGCTATTGTGCCGCTCCCCCCCTCTATATACTAGTAGCCCGTGTGACCCTTTGATTCGCCGATCCAGGCGTCCTGTTTGCGCCACCTCTTCGGATCGCTTTTTGCGGAATCCCTCAAATGAGCCAACAGTTTCAACACGATGTCTTGGTGATTGGTAGCGGCGCGGCGGGCTTAAGCCTTGCACTGACCCTCCCTAGCCACCTGCGAATTGCAGTATTGAGCAAAGGCGACCTCGCCAACGGCTCGACATTCTGGGCCCAAGGCGGCGTCGCTGCCGTGCTGGACGACACCGATACGGTGCAGTCTCACGTCGAAGACACCCTCAATGCCGGCGGCGGCCTGTGCAACGAAGACGCGGTGCGCTTCACCGTCGAGCACAGCCGCGAGGCAATTCAATGGCTGATTGACCAGGGCGTACCCTTCACCCGAGATGAACACGCGGGCAACGACGACGGCGGCTTCGAATTCCATTTGACCCGCGAAGGCGGCCACAGCCACCGCCGCATCATCCACGCCGCCGACGCCACTGGCGCCGCAATCTTCAAGACCCTGCTCGACCAAGCCCGCCAACGCCCCAACATCGAATTGCTGGAGCAACGCGTTGCCGTCGACCTGATCACCGAAAAACGCCTGGGCCTTGAGGGCGAGCGTTGCCTCGGCGCCTACGTGCTCAACCGCGCGAGCGGCGAAGTGGACACCTACGGCGCACGCTTCACTATCCTGGCGTCGGGCGGCGCGGCCAAGGTCTACCTTTATACCAGCAACCCCGACGGAGCCTGCGGCGACGGCATCGCCATGGCCTGGCGCTCGGGCTGCCGGGTGGCCAACCTGGAATTCAACCAGTTCCATCCCACCTGCCTGTATCACCCGCAGGCCAAGAGCTTCCTGATTACCGAAGCGCTACGCGGCGAAGGCGCACACCTGAAGCTGCCCAATGGCGAACGCTTCATGCAGCGCTTCGACCCGCGCGCCGAACTGGCCCCGCGTGACATCGTCGCCCGCGCCATCGACCATGAAATGAAGCGCCTGGGCATCGATTGCGTCTACCTGGACATCAGCCACAAGCCCGAAGCCTTCATCAAGACGCACTTCCCGACCGTCTACGAGCGCTGCCTGGCGTTCAACATCGACATCACCAAGGGCCCGATCCCTGTGGTACCGGCCGCCCACTACACCTGTGGCGGCGTGATGGTCGACCGGCACGGCCGCACAGACGTGCCCGGCCTGTATGCAATTGGCGAAACCAGCTTCACCGGCCTGCATGGTGCCAACCGCATGGCCAGCAACTCGCTGCTCGAATGTTTCGTTTATGCGCGCTCGGCGGCCGAGGATATTCTTGGCCAACTGCCGCACATTCCCGTACCCGCCGCCCTGCCCCGCTGGGATGCCAGCCAGGTGACCGATTCGGACGAAGACGTGATCATCGCCCACAACTGGGATGAGCTGCGGCGCTTCATGTGGGACTACGTGGGGATCGTGCGTACTACCAAGCGCCTGCAACGAGCTCAGCACCGTGTGCGCATGCTGCTGGATGAGATCGATGAGTTCTACAGCAACTACAAAGTCAGCCGCGATTTGATCGAGTTGCGCAACCTGGCCCAAGTGGCCGAGTTGATGATTCGCTCAGCCATGGAGCGAAAGGAAAGCCGAGGCCTGCATTACACCCTCGACTACCCCGAGATGCTGCCGGAAGCCCGCGACACTATTCTGGTGCCAACCACCTACGGCGGCTGAACTTCAAGCGTACCCGCAGGCGTCGATGCACATCGGCGACCTGCGAGTCCTTCGGCACACACACCGAACGCACCCGCCATTCACCCGGCAACCGATAGCGCAAGACCACAATAAGTGGCAATGCCAGGCTATCGGGACGCAACTGCACGGCGTGCCAGCCCCGCTCGTCACTGAACAATTGCCAGCCATCTTCATCGCGACGCAAGCCACGAATCGACGAACGGTGAGTCAGTAACAGATGACGCGGCAAGACCCAGGCAGCGTGCGCCAGGCACACCAGCATTCCGAGGCTTGAATAAGGCAGGTCAAGCGACAACAGCGCACCCAACGCCAACAGTTGGGCAGGAGATACGCCGCCAGCAACAACCGTGAGGCCTGCCAGCGGCATTCGAACGAGTTACTTGGGCTGGACACGATCCAGGATCATCCGAACCATGCGCTGCAGCTCAGGGTCTTCAGATTCGGCGCGCTCCATGAACCAGCCGAACATGTCCTGGTCTTCGCAAGTCAGCAGCCTGACGTAGAGGTCGCGATCTACCTGGTTGAGGGTCGCGTACACCTCTTTGGTGAAAGGCACCAGCAACACGTCCAGCTCAAGCATGCCGCGGCGGCTGTGCCAGTAGAGACGATTGATTTCTACATCTTCGACCATGGAGCGCTCCTCAAATAGGCGGCAAGTATACAGGCCCGACGGCACCCGAACACTCGGCTTTGGTCGCCCCATACGGAAACTATCCATTTGCCGGGCGCCCCTCTATGATGCACCCATGACTTTTTGACCTGCGATGACCCATGGCTGACTCTGCTTTCTTCTGCCCCCTGTCCCACGAAGGCGTTCTCGCCGTCCGCGGCGCCGACGCTGCCAAGTTCCTGCAAGGGCAACTGACCTGCAACCTTAACTACCTGAGCGAGACGCAGGCCAGCCTCGGCGCGCGCTGTACACAAAAAGGCCGCATGCAGTCGAGCTTTCGTATCTTGCTGCAAGGTGACGGCGTGTTGCTGGCCATGGCCAGCGAGCTGCTGGAACCGCAGTTGGCAGACCTGAAAAAATACGCGGTGTTCTCCAAATCCAAGCTCACCGACGAAAGCGCCGGTTGGGCGCGTTTTGGCCTGGCGGACGCAGATCAGGCCCTGGCCAGCCTAGGCCTTGAGCTGCCGCCCGAAACCGACAGCGTCGTACGTACCGACACATTGATTGCCATCCGCGTATCTCCTGGCCGCGCCGAACTTTGGGTGCCCGCAGAACACGCCCAAACCGTACGCAGCCAATTGACGGCGGCATTGAAAGAAGGCGATCTGAATGAATGGTTGCTCGGCCAGGTCCGCGCCGGCATCGGCCAGGTCATGCCGCAAACCCGCGAATTGTTCATCCCGCAAATGCTCAACCTGCAAGCCATCGGCGGCGTGAGCTTCAAGAAAGGCTGCTACACCGGCCAGGAAATCGTCGCGCGCATGCAGTACCTGGGCAAACTCAAGCGTCGCCTTTATCGCTTGAGCCTTGATGCGGCTGAAACGCCCGAGCCAGGTACTCCGCTGTTTTCGCCCAGCCACAACAGTTCGATCGGCGAAGTGGTGCTAGCGGCAAAAGCCGACCAGTCCATTGAACTTCTGGCGGTGTTGCAAGCCGAAGCAGCCGACAGTGGCGATGTGCACTTAGGCACACTGGAAGGCCCCGCCTTGCACCTGCTTGACCTGCCTTACACACTCGACCGTGATCGAGAGATCCAGCGTTAATCGCCGTACTTTTTTGCAACACCCTAGAGATCATGAATGAACAAGCTGGCGGAAAAAGTCCAACAGGCTTTGGTTACGGCCATCGGCAACGATGACCTGGTTCTGCCGACTTTACCGGAAGTGGCCCTGAAAATTCGTCAGGCCGCCGAAGACCCGGAGATCAGCATCAGCCATTTGAGCAAGGTGATCGGTCGCGATACCGCGCTGTCGGCGCGCCTGATCAAAGTGGTCAACAGCCCTTTGCTACGCGCGACCCAGGAAGTCACCGACCTGCACACCGCCATCACCCGGCTGGGCACCAACTACAGCAGCAACCTGGCCATCGGCCTGGTGATGGAGCAAATCTTCCACGCCCGCTCCGAAGCGGTCGAACTGAAAATGCGCGAAGTGTGGCGTCGAAGCCTGGAAGTAGCGGGCGTGAGCTACGCCTTGTGCCGTAGCCACAGCCAGCTCAAGCCAGACCAGGCGGCGCTGGGCGGCCTGGTGCACCAGATCGGTGTGTTGCCGATCCTCACCTATGCCGAAGACCACTACGAGTTGCTCTCGGACCCGGTCAGCCTCAACCACGTGATCGACAGTATCCACCCGTTGCTGGGGGATAAATTGCTGCATGGCTGGGACTTCCCGAAATGCTCGCCAAGCTGCCGGGTCAATACCTGAACCTGGAACGGGACTCAGCCAGCCTCGACTACATCGACCTGGTGCAGATCGCCGTGCTGTATTGCCATCGCGGCACCGATCACCCGCTGGCACATGTATCGGTCTCCAGCCTGCCGGCGATCAAGAAGCTGCGAGTCGACCCTTACAGCGACGCCCTGCGTGCCGAGCTGGATGAAGCCCGCTCGATGTTCTACTGATCAACCGGCGATAAAACTCACCCGCACTTTCAGCCCCGCCTGCTCGCCATCGTGCAGGCTGATCTGCGCCAGATGGGCCCGGCAAATCTCGCCGACAATCGCCAGCCCCAGGCCCGAGCCCATACCCTGCTGGCTGCGGCGATAGAAGCGTTCGAACACGCGGTCACGCTCCTCCTGCGGAATCCCAGGGCCGTCATCTTCAACTTCCAGCACCGCCGGCGCGGTCACCCGCAGGATCACGTTGCCGCCCGGCGGCGTGTGCGCCAGGGCGTTGTCCACCAGGTTGCTCAGCAACTCATTCAACAATGTCGGTTCGCCACGCAGCCATACCGGCTCGTCGGCTTCAAGCGCCAACGCCACACCGCGCGCGTGCGCCAGCGGTGCCA
The Pseudomonas poae DNA segment above includes these coding regions:
- a CDS encoding L-aspartate oxidase, whose product is MSQQFQHDVLVIGSGAAGLSLALTLPSHLRIAVLSKGDLANGSTFWAQGGVAAVLDDTDTVQSHVEDTLNAGGGLCNEDAVRFTVEHSREAIQWLIDQGVPFTRDEHAGNDDGGFEFHLTREGGHSHRRIIHAADATGAAIFKTLLDQARQRPNIELLEQRVAVDLITEKRLGLEGERCLGAYVLNRASGEVDTYGARFTILASGGAAKVYLYTSNPDGACGDGIAMAWRSGCRVANLEFNQFHPTCLYHPQAKSFLITEALRGEGAHLKLPNGERFMQRFDPRAELAPRDIVARAIDHEMKRLGIDCVYLDISHKPEAFIKTHFPTVYERCLAFNIDITKGPIPVVPAAHYTCGGVMVDRHGRTDVPGLYAIGETSFTGLHGANRMASNSLLECFVYARSAAEDILGQLPHIPVPAALPRWDASQVTDSDEDVIIAHNWDELRRFMWDYVGIVRTTKRLQRAQHRVRMLLDEIDEFYSNYKVSRDLIELRNLAQVAELMIRSAMERKESRGLHYTLDYPEMLPEARDTILVPTTYGG
- a CDS encoding succinate dehydrogenase assembly factor 2 family protein, whose translation is MVEDVEINRLYWHSRRGMLELDVLLVPFTKEVYATLNQVDRDLYVRLLTCEDQDMFGWFMERAESEDPELQRMVRMILDRVQPK
- the rpoE gene encoding RNA polymerase sigma factor RpoE, with product MLTQEEDQQLVERVQRGDKRAFDLLVLKYQHKILGLIVRFVHDTHEAQDVAQEAFIKAYRALGNFRGDSAFYTWLYRIAINTAKNYLVSRGRRPPDSDVSSEDAEFYDGDHGLKDLESPERALLRDEIEGTVHRTIQQLPEDLRTALTLREFDGLSYEDIASVMQCPVGTVRSRIFRAREAIDKALQPLLQEN
- a CDS encoding folate-binding protein, with protein sequence MADSAFFCPLSHEGVLAVRGADAAKFLQGQLTCNLNYLSETQASLGARCTQKGRMQSSFRILLQGDGVLLAMASELLEPQLADLKKYAVFSKSKLTDESAGWARFGLADADQALASLGLELPPETDSVVRTDTLIAIRVSPGRAELWVPAEHAQTVRSQLTAALKEGDLNEWLLGQVRAGIGQVMPQTRELFIPQMLNLQAIGGVSFKKGCYTGQEIVARMQYLGKLKRRLYRLSLDAAETPEPGTPLFSPSHNSSIGEVVLAAKADQSIELLAVLQAEAADSGDVHLGTLEGPALHLLDLPYTLDRDREIQR